The Bacillota bacterium genome contains a region encoding:
- a CDS encoding amino acid ABC transporter substrate-binding protein, whose amino-acid sequence MKKITALFFTVLLSLLVIGCAQEQTSSTWEQIEEKGYFVLGLDDTFAPMGFRDDNGDLVGFDVDLAKEVALRLGIEVVFQSIDWDSKVLELNSKTIDMIWNGLTITDSRLLEMSFSEPYLANSQIIIVNSDSSVDQISDLEGLSVGVQISSASEEAVVGNDIYSSLGEFVKYDTFNFALLDLKNGTIDAVVIDEIMGRYMLSQVDDTYKICLENFGTEEYGIGFRLEDTDFRDMVNQVLLEMILDGTTAEISVKWFDEDVFLNRE is encoded by the coding sequence ATGAAAAAAATTACTGCATTATTTTTTACTGTTTTACTGAGTTTATTAGTTATAGGATGCGCTCAAGAACAAACAAGTTCTACGTGGGAGCAAATTGAAGAAAAAGGATATTTTGTGTTAGGGCTTGATGATACATTTGCGCCAATGGGCTTTAGAGACGACAACGGAGACCTTGTAGGATTTGATGTTGATTTAGCAAAAGAAGTTGCCTTAAGGCTTGGAATTGAAGTTGTATTTCAATCCATCGACTGGGATTCAAAAGTATTAGAATTAAATAGCAAAACAATTGACATGATTTGGAATGGTCTAACGATTACTGATTCGAGATTACTTGAGATGTCGTTTTCTGAACCTTACCTTGCTAATAGTCAAATTATTATTGTAAATAGTGATTCTTCTGTCGATCAAATTTCTGATCTAGAAGGGCTCTCTGTGGGGGTTCAAATCAGTAGTGCCTCTGAAGAAGCGGTTGTGGGAAATGATATTTATTCTTCTCTTGGAGAATTCGTAAAATATGATACATTTAATTTTGCATTATTGGATTTAAAGAATGGAACAATTGATGCAGTTGTAATCGATGAAATCATGGGACGATACATGTTAAGTCAAGTAGATGACACTTATAAAATTTGTCTTGAAAATTTTGGAACGGAAGAATACGGAATTGGTTTTCGTTTGGAAGATACTGATTTTAGAGATATGGTAAATCAAGTTTTACTCGAGATGATTCTAGATGGCACCACTGCTGAAATCTCTGTAAAATGGTTTGATGAGGATGTTTTTTTAAATAGAGAATGA
- the ispG gene encoding flavodoxin-dependent (E)-4-hydroxy-3-methylbut-2-enyl-diphosphate synthase — protein MYKRHEVKKISVGALSIGGSNQVIIQSMTTTLTKDTASTIKQIQALESVGCEMVRLAILDLEDAKAIGFIKRFTHIPLVADIHYNYLLAIEAVNQGIDKIRINPGNIGSDELVKLVVDKCLQKNIPIRIGINSGSIEKHILDKYGSASPEAMIESAKYHISLLERLGFFDIVLSLKSTNMEDTIQANRMASQIFPYPLHLGITEAGTIFSGTIRSSVGLGILLSEGIGSTIRVSLTASPEEEIKVAKEILSNFNLYRKPKLISCPTCGRIQYDMIPIANEIEAFLTTINKEITVAIMGCAVNGPGEAREANIAIAGGLKEAILYIDGIKVKKVKQEQLIEALKEAIINY, from the coding sequence ATGTATAAAAGGCATGAAGTAAAAAAAATAAGTGTTGGTGCTCTTTCAATAGGAGGATCAAATCAAGTCATCATTCAAAGCATGACAACTACGTTAACAAAAGATACCGCCTCAACCATTAAACAAATCCAAGCTTTAGAAAGCGTTGGCTGTGAAATGGTTCGTTTAGCCATTCTTGATTTAGAAGATGCAAAAGCCATTGGGTTTATTAAGCGTTTTACGCATATTCCACTTGTTGCAGATATTCATTATAATTATTTGTTAGCCATTGAAGCAGTTAACCAAGGAATCGATAAAATCAGAATTAATCCAGGGAACATCGGCAGTGATGAACTCGTAAAACTGGTTGTTGATAAATGCCTTCAAAAAAACATTCCTATTCGCATCGGTATAAACTCAGGTTCCATTGAAAAACATATTTTAGATAAATATGGGTCTGCTTCTCCTGAAGCGATGATTGAATCAGCAAAATACCACATTTCACTTCTCGAAAGATTAGGTTTTTTTGATATCGTACTATCTTTAAAATCAACAAACATGGAAGATACGATTCAAGCAAATCGTATGGCCTCTCAAATATTTCCTTATCCTCTTCATCTTGGAATCACGGAAGCGGGCACCATTTTTTCTGGAACCATTCGTTCTTCCGTTGGTCTTGGAATATTATTAAGTGAAGGCATTGGTTCTACCATTCGTGTCTCACTAACGGCCTCTCCTGAAGAAGAGATTAAAGTCGCAAAAGAAATCTTATCTAATTTCAATTTATATCGAAAGCCAAAATTAATTAGTTGTCCTACTTGTGGAAGAATTCAATATGATATGATTCCTATCGCAAATGAAATTGAAGCATTCCTGACAACGATCAACAAAGAGATAACCGTTGCGATTATGGGTTGTGCAGTAAATGGACCAGGAGAAGCAAGAGAGGCTAATATCGCCATTGCAGGTGGATTAAAAGAAGCAATACTCTATATTGATGGTATTAAAGTAAAGAAAGTAAAACAAGAACAATTAATTGAAGCATTAAAAGAAGCAATTATCAACTATTAA
- a CDS encoding transporter substrate-binding domain-containing protein, whose protein sequence is MLKKSLSLMLVLCQVLVGFFLMGCTSSNVFTYIIDEEYEEFITMGTSADYPPYEWPTNVDGTQTLVGIDIEIAKEIAKALGMNLKIVNKGFDYLLDDLTSGKVDFVIAGMTPTDDRAEKVDFSVVYYEAIQVVLVSEDNASVYTTIESLNSSSIRVGAQMGAIQQDLAEEFFIDSQKVYLQTIPDLIMKLSEGLIEALIVEEPVATGYLANVEGLSIASFSIGDPDGGSAVAVQKGNQTLLVTINEVLNGLMTSGKLEEIVSEMILLNGTVE, encoded by the coding sequence ATGTTAAAGAAAAGTTTAAGTTTAATGCTTGTGCTATGCCAAGTACTTGTAGGATTTTTTTTAATGGGTTGTACATCGAGTAATGTATTTACGTACATTATCGACGAAGAGTACGAAGAATTTATTACAATGGGAACGAGCGCTGATTATCCACCTTATGAGTGGCCAACTAACGTTGATGGTACTCAAACTTTAGTAGGAATCGACATTGAAATTGCCAAAGAAATTGCCAAAGCTCTTGGCATGAATTTAAAGATTGTAAATAAAGGTTTTGATTACTTATTAGATGACTTAACCAGTGGAAAAGTCGATTTTGTCATTGCAGGAATGACTCCAACAGATGATAGAGCAGAAAAAGTAGATTTTTCTGTGGTATATTATGAAGCCATTCAAGTCGTATTAGTATCAGAAGATAATGCATCAGTCTATACAACGATTGAATCATTAAATAGTTCTTCGATAAGAGTTGGAGCCCAAATGGGAGCAATCCAACAAGACTTAGCAGAAGAGTTTTTTATCGATTCTCAAAAAGTGTATTTACAAACCATCCCTGATTTAATCATGAAATTATCAGAAGGATTAATCGAAGCTTTGATTGTAGAAGAACCAGTTGCAACAGGTTATTTAGCGAATGTAGAAGGATTAAGCATTGCATCATTCTCCATTGGAGATCCTGATGGTGGTTCTGCAGTTGCCGTTCAAAAAGGCAATCAAACTTTACTTGTAACTATCAACGAAGTATTAAATGGTTTAATGACATCCGGAAAATTAGAAGAGATTGTAAG
- a CDS encoding DUF4250 domain-containing protein: MHPWLTMDPFIVLSLANMKLRNFYHSLDALCEDINIDKIVLIDKLYDIGYHYDEKGNHFISNDLEEIETFKTQS, translated from the coding sequence ATGCATCCTTGGTTAACGATGGATCCTTTTATTGTTTTAAGCCTTGCGAATATGAAACTTCGTAATTTTTATCATAGTCTTGATGCGCTTTGCGAAGATATAAACATTGATAAAATTGTATTAATTGATAAACTTTACGACATTGGATATCATTACGATGAAAAAGGGAATCATTTTATTAGTAATGACCTAGAAGAAATAGAAACGTTTAAGACGCAATCTTAA
- a CDS encoding amino acid ABC transporter permease, which yields MIYLIDTIKYLADGALVSIKIFTVTLCLSLPFGILIGVLYKSRGKLIQKGISFYTWLFRGTPLMLQLFFFMYGLPALGISVDRMMVAYIGFILNYSAYFTEIVRAGIESISKEQFEASRVEGASNFQLYRFIILPQAIRKEIPSITNEVITLIKDTALVSVIALSDLLRNVKEIVSRDFTISPFILAAIFYLIFSFLIVTIFRKLELKYDFLDI from the coding sequence ATGATTTATTTAATTGACACAATCAAATATTTAGCGGATGGTGCATTGGTTTCAATTAAAATTTTTACTGTTACACTTTGTCTGTCGTTACCTTTTGGTATCTTGATTGGGGTATTATATAAATCAAGAGGCAAACTCATTCAAAAAGGAATCTCTTTTTATACTTGGTTATTTCGAGGAACTCCTTTAATGCTTCAATTATTCTTTTTCATGTATGGGCTGCCCGCATTAGGCATTAGTGTAGATAGAATGATGGTGGCATACATTGGATTTATTCTCAATTATTCTGCTTATTTTACAGAAATTGTTCGAGCAGGAATTGAAAGCATCTCAAAAGAGCAATTTGAAGCTTCTCGGGTTGAAGGTGCAAGTAATTTCCAATTATATCGTTTTATTATTTTACCACAAGCGATTCGAAAAGAAATTCCTTCCATTACCAATGAAGTCATTACATTGATAAAGGATACTGCTTTAGTAAGCGTGATTGCCTTATCTGATCTTTTAAGAAATGTAAAAGAAATTGTTTCAAGAGATTTTACGATTTCACCTTTTATACTAGCTGCCATCTTTTATTTGATTTTTAGTTTTCTAATTGTAACAATTTTTAGAAAACTAGAGTTAAAATATGACTTTTTAGATATCTAA
- a CDS encoding nitroreductase family protein has translation MIMDFYEALSNRRSIYQLSNQSIVSDEKIVKLIEACLQYTPSAFHSQSQRVVVLFDQSHADLWDITLKSLKNIVLASDFSATESKMKGFKNAHGTILFFDDQETTLGLMKKFPLYENNFKLWYQQQNGMLQENVWVALSLEGLGASLQHYNELIEEEVKQVFHLPIHWQMIAQMPFGDILVKPEEKPNMPLNQRLIVLK, from the coding sequence ATGATTATGGATTTTTATGAAGCGTTATCAAATAGAAGAAGCATCTATCAATTATCGAATCAATCAATAGTAAGTGACGAGAAAATCGTCAAACTCATAGAAGCTTGTTTACAATATACCCCATCTGCATTTCATTCACAAAGCCAAAGAGTAGTAGTGTTATTTGATCAATCTCATGCTGATTTATGGGATATTACTTTAAAGTCTTTAAAAAACATCGTTTTAGCATCAGATTTCTCAGCTACAGAAAGTAAAATGAAGGGTTTTAAAAATGCTCATGGGACGATTCTTTTCTTTGACGATCAAGAAACTACACTTGGTTTGATGAAAAAGTTTCCTTTATACGAAAACAATTTTAAACTTTGGTATCAACAACAAAACGGAATGCTTCAAGAAAACGTATGGGTTGCTCTGTCTTTAGAAGGACTTGGCGCATCCTTACAACATTACAATGAATTAATTGAAGAAGAAGTAAAACAAGTATTTCATCTTCCAATTCATTGGCAAATGATTGCTCAAATGCCTTTTGGAGATATTTTAGTTAAACCAGAAGAAAAACCAAACATGCCGTTAAATCAGAGATTAATCGTCTTAAAATAA
- a CDS encoding amidohydrolase, translated as MQLPGFIDSHLHFLGIGYSAFLVDLSECKSIKEIQQKLLNSPRHFIVIGRGWNQESFLEKRMISKEDLDAVFTQIPMVLIRTCGHIIVVNSKMLELASISSKTSQIEGGTFDFVSGVFTEKAIQLVYKAMPSPSREDLQQYFIKANEILLSNGITSVASDDFSTFSIDYEEIISVLLELYEKNLIQVRVTEQVHLATLPLLIDFIQKGYVNKKIGKLRMGPLKLLADGSLGGRTALLKEPYSDDPSNKGIQSFSSKELFDFIHLADSNGMDVAIHAIGDLAIEQVIDAISASLQITKRTNHKHSIIHAQMATLSQIAKMKKYNIGAIVQPIFLNSDIQIIKKRIGNRYLESYLFSSMAKLGLRVGFSTDSPVESVNPFHNLYLALSRTSMKTPSLGIFLKNECFTLKEAMACYHNANLAYTYQENTEEADYIVIDTDLINCTLEELKNACVLETYIASTLVYKKKEE; from the coding sequence ATGCAATTACCAGGTTTTATTGATTCGCATTTGCATTTTTTAGGAATAGGATATAGCGCCTTTTTAGTTGATTTATCTGAGTGTAAATCGATTAAGGAAATCCAACAAAAATTATTAAATTCACCACGTCACTTTATTGTTATTGGAAGAGGTTGGAATCAAGAATCATTTTTAGAAAAAAGAATGATTTCTAAAGAAGATTTAGATGCAGTCTTTACACAGATTCCAATGGTATTAATTCGAACTTGTGGTCACATTATCGTTGTAAATAGTAAAATGCTTGAACTTGCTTCAATTTCTTCTAAGACCTCTCAAATTGAGGGAGGAACGTTTGATTTTGTTTCAGGCGTATTTACTGAGAAAGCCATTCAGTTAGTCTATAAGGCGATGCCGTCCCCTTCAAGAGAAGATTTACAACAATATTTTATAAAGGCAAATGAAATTTTACTTAGCAATGGAATTACTTCCGTTGCAAGTGATGATTTTTCAACATTTTCCATTGATTATGAAGAAATCATTAGTGTGCTTTTGGAACTATATGAAAAAAATCTCATTCAAGTAAGAGTAACAGAACAGGTGCATTTAGCAACTCTACCTTTATTAATAGATTTCATTCAAAAGGGATATGTAAATAAAAAGATAGGCAAACTAAGAATGGGACCTCTAAAACTTTTGGCAGATGGAAGCCTAGGCGGAAGAACCGCTCTTCTGAAGGAACCCTATTCAGATGATCCTTCCAACAAAGGAATCCAATCCTTTTCTTCGAAAGAGTTATTTGATTTCATTCATCTAGCAGATTCAAATGGCATGGATGTTGCCATACATGCGATTGGAGACCTTGCAATCGAACAAGTAATCGATGCAATTAGTGCTTCACTACAAATTACAAAAAGAACCAATCATAAACACAGTATTATTCATGCTCAAATGGCAACGTTATCTCAAATTGCTAAAATGAAAAAGTATAACATTGGCGCAATCGTTCAACCCATCTTTTTAAATAGCGATATTCAAATAATTAAGAAAAGAATTGGAAATAGGTATCTTGAATCGTATTTATTTTCTTCTATGGCAAAACTAGGACTTCGAGTTGGATTCAGTACGGACTCACCAGTAGAAAGTGTCAATCCGTTTCACAATCTGTATTTAGCTTTGTCAAGAACTTCAATGAAAACGCCATCTTTAGGTATTTTCTTGAAAAACGAATGTTTTACTCTAAAAGAGGCTATGGCTTGTTATCATAATGCCAATCTTGCATATACTTATCAAGAAAATACCGAAGAGGCCGATTACATTGTTATTGATACAGATCTTATAAATTGCACACTAGAAGAATTAAAAAACGCATGTGTATTAGAAACATATATTGCTTCTACACTTGTATACAAAAAGAAAGAGGAATGA
- the nagA gene encoding N-acetylglucosamine-6-phosphate deacetylase: protein MMKTIYKNGMLSQNGQWTKMDFLVEDDLIVKMDSMIQDETSSVVSIDGVHVIPGFFDIHTHGAMGYDFNMASFDEMKIIMKFYLKNGVTSVLPTLLSDDVPTLILQLEKIATLQSEFPQIKGIHLEGPFLAPLYKGAMSEEYLQNASTDLFKKFQEAAKGLITLVTLSPEITGANSLIKYLKAHNVCVSLGHSGASMEETEKAIQNGAESFTHSFNAMKPFDHHHPGIINSLLTNDIYYEMICDGLHLHKDTVNLLVKLKGLSKAILVTDSIMATGAKDGDYFLGKTAISVKNGVSRLKKSSVRAGSTLTPLLALQNFVSYTNTPFEKAIELFSKNPASFLHLFNDIGSLEVSKKANFILLKNSEITSVYLEGIKIF from the coding sequence ATGATGAAAACTATTTATAAGAACGGAATGCTTTCACAAAACGGTCAATGGACGAAAATGGATTTTTTAGTTGAAGATGATCTGATTGTAAAAATGGATTCAATGATTCAAGACGAAACTTCTTCTGTTGTTTCAATCGATGGAGTTCATGTAATTCCTGGTTTTTTTGATATTCACACCCATGGTGCCATGGGTTATGATTTTAATATGGCGTCTTTTGATGAAATGAAAATCATTATGAAGTTTTATCTTAAAAATGGTGTGACAAGCGTTCTTCCCACATTACTTTCAGATGATGTGCCAACCTTGATTTTACAACTTGAAAAAATTGCTACATTACAAAGTGAATTCCCACAAATCAAAGGAATTCACTTAGAAGGCCCTTTCTTAGCACCTCTTTACAAAGGAGCTATGTCAGAAGAATACTTACAAAATGCTTCGACTGATTTGTTTAAGAAATTTCAAGAAGCTGCAAAAGGATTAATAACTCTCGTTACTCTATCTCCTGAGATAACAGGAGCAAATTCTCTTATTAAATACCTTAAAGCTCACAATGTATGTGTTTCTTTAGGGCATAGTGGTGCAAGTATGGAAGAAACCGAAAAAGCCATACAAAACGGAGCAGAAAGCTTTACTCACAGTTTTAACGCTATGAAACCTTTTGATCATCATCATCCTGGTATTATTAATTCTTTATTAACAAATGATATCTATTACGAAATGATTTGTGATGGATTACATCTTCATAAAGATACCGTTAATTTACTAGTAAAACTAAAAGGTTTATCTAAAGCAATCTTGGTGACTGATTCCATCATGGCAACTGGAGCGAAAGATGGTGACTACTTTTTAGGAAAAACTGCTATTTCTGTTAAAAATGGAGTATCTCGATTGAAAAAAAGCAGTGTAAGAGCTGGTTCTACCTTAACACCTCTTCTTGCTTTACAAAACTTTGTTTCTTATACAAACACTCCTTTCGAAAAAGCCATTGAATTATTTTCCAAAAATCCAGCTTCTTTTTTGCATTTATTTAATGATATCGGTTCATTAGAAGTTTCAAAAAAAGCTAATTTTATTTTATTAAAGAATTCAGAGATTACAAGTGTATATTTAGAAGGAATTAAAATCTTTTAA
- a CDS encoding class I mannose-6-phosphate isomerase: MVLFFNPIFKETIWGGNLLKTTFHYPTSEHTGECWGICAHPNGMSTIKNGEYSGKTLKEIWENHKSLFGNHPSKDFPILVKIIDASDDLSIQVHPNDKQAKKEHSSGKNECWYIIDTLPHNEIIIGHNAKTKAEFLTYLERQDFHHLIRSIEIKKGDFFYIEAGTLHAILRGTLLLEVQQSSDITYRFYDYDRLYHNKKRDLHVEKAISVTKIPDSGIKRSIDSNSFDFNVLDIDSSLTIKNNEYGSFFVCLNGNGFLQNEPIKKGDFGFITSDELDISFSAHLQIGLIHLK, from the coding sequence ATGGTTCTATTTTTTAACCCAATATTTAAAGAAACAATCTGGGGTGGAAACCTACTTAAAACTACATTTCATTATCCAACTTCTGAACATACAGGTGAATGCTGGGGGATTTGTGCTCATCCTAATGGAATGAGTACCATCAAAAACGGAGAATATTCCGGCAAGACTCTAAAAGAAATTTGGGAAAATCATAAATCACTTTTTGGAAATCATCCAAGCAAAGATTTCCCGATTTTAGTTAAGATTATTGACGCTTCAGATGATTTAAGCATTCAAGTTCATCCAAACGATAAACAAGCAAAGAAAGAACATTCAAGTGGTAAAAACGAGTGTTGGTATATCATCGATACCTTGCCACATAACGAAATCATTATAGGTCATAATGCAAAAACCAAAGCTGAATTCTTAACTTATTTAGAACGTCAAGATTTTCATCATTTGATTCGTTCCATCGAAATTAAAAAAGGTGACTTTTTCTATATCGAAGCTGGAACTTTACACGCCATTCTTCGAGGAACTTTATTATTAGAAGTTCAACAATCAAGCGATATCACTTATCGATTTTATGATTATGATCGTCTTTATCACAATAAAAAACGAGATTTACATGTAGAAAAAGCTATCAGTGTGACAAAAATTCCCGATTCAGGAATCAAAAGAAGTATCGATTCTAATTCATTTGATTTTAACGTGTTAGATATTGACTCTTCATTAACCATCAAAAATAACGAATATGGCAGTTTTTTTGTTTGTTTGAATGGAAATGGCTTTCTTCAAAATGAACCTATTAAAAAAGGTGACTTTGGTTTTATAACAAGTGATGAGTTAGACATTTCCTTTTCTGCTCATTTGCAAATTGGCCTTATTCATCTAAAATAA
- a CDS encoding CvpA family protein — translation MNIFNLFGVIDVVIVIVVILFAVIGWKKGFLLKIVEMASGIFGLIASIILARPFSTVLNKWVGESIGLKINEYLLSRSDLFSDGLASTEVNFRAALEGMSLPQFMIDWIVDPLDFANMTTSIIDTIQPIILSLVLLVLSFIVLFFGSMIVFFILKILAKMVTSIPVIKQVDKIFGVLFGLVKIGALIFILLFILALLITIPAINNLIGEFLAVDMQLGTEQFRLSKWLYDNNLLKQIIDVFI, via the coding sequence ATGAATATATTTAATTTATTTGGAGTTATTGATGTTGTCATTGTCATCGTCGTCATTTTATTTGCTGTTATTGGTTGGAAAAAAGGGTTTTTATTAAAAATTGTGGAGATGGCTTCGGGTATTTTTGGCCTTATAGCCTCCATCATTCTTGCTAGACCTTTTTCAACGGTGTTAAACAAATGGGTTGGGGAGTCTATTGGATTAAAAATCAATGAGTATTTATTGTCAAGATCGGATTTGTTTTCCGATGGATTAGCATCGACTGAAGTGAATTTTAGAGCGGCTTTAGAAGGTATGAGTTTGCCTCAATTTATGATTGATTGGATTGTGGACCCATTGGATTTTGCCAACATGACTACGTCCATTATTGATACCATTCAACCTATTATTTTGTCGCTTGTATTACTGGTTCTTTCGTTTATTGTCTTATTTTTCGGATCGATGATTGTGTTCTTTATTTTAAAGATTTTAGCAAAAATGGTTACTTCCATTCCTGTTATCAAGCAAGTTGATAAAATATTTGGTGTGCTATTTGGGTTAGTTAAAATTGGTGCTTTGATTTTTATCTTATTATTCATATTAGCATTATTGATTACCATTCCAGCAATTAATAATCTAATCGGAGAGTTCTTAGCCGTCGATATGCAGCTTGGAACAGAACAGTTTCGTTTATCGAAATGGCTCTATGATAATAATCTTTTGAAGCAAATAATTGATGTATTTATTTAA
- a CDS encoding GNAT family N-acetyltransferase, producing the protein MRIRFIKTTESDLENILSLWNDGEVMKYVGFPEGLHMTLDKLKVWLERVNAKKDTLHYSIYSKDTYFGETYYSLNENEEVASLDIKLKKAARGKNIAYQALSFCIDQLFLNTNALRAKVDPSMENDKAIRLYKRLGFQEIRLVTYEGKNHVYMEVKKEQWHKYRINQLRLEDVNFDNFIEVIFLSVKENQINFIASNAISLAQSKYQEECIPKAIYVGSNLVGFLMYCVDRDDHDFWIYRFMIDQKYQGMGYGLKAMEIIITFIKKISTKPMLKISFAKDNEIAKNLYEACGFQSTGITQDHEIVYELKW; encoded by the coding sequence ATGCGTATTCGATTTATTAAAACAACTGAATCAGACTTAGAAAACATTTTATCACTTTGGAACGATGGAGAAGTGATGAAGTATGTAGGATTTCCTGAAGGACTACATATGACACTAGATAAACTTAAAGTATGGCTTGAACGCGTGAATGCAAAAAAAGATACCTTACATTATTCCATTTATAGTAAAGATACCTATTTTGGGGAAACCTATTACTCCTTAAATGAAAATGAAGAAGTAGCATCGCTTGATATTAAACTAAAAAAAGCAGCAAGAGGTAAAAACATAGCTTATCAAGCTTTATCTTTTTGCATTGATCAGCTGTTTTTAAACACCAATGCGTTAAGAGCTAAAGTAGATCCTTCCATGGAAAATGATAAAGCCATTCGGTTATATAAACGATTAGGGTTTCAAGAAATAAGGCTTGTGACTTATGAAGGAAAGAATCACGTGTATATGGAAGTAAAGAAAGAACAGTGGCATAAGTATAGAATTAATCAATTAAGACTTGAAGACGTTAATTTTGATAATTTTATTGAAGTCATTTTTCTTTCGGTAAAAGAAAATCAAATCAATTTTATTGCTTCAAACGCCATTTCATTGGCTCAATCAAAATACCAAGAAGAATGCATTCCAAAAGCTATTTATGTTGGTTCAAATTTAGTAGGATTTTTAATGTATTGTGTGGATAGGGACGACCATGACTTCTGGATTTACCGATTTATGATTGATCAAAAGTATCAAGGAATGGGTTATGGATTGAAAGCGATGGAAATCATCATAACTTTCATCAAGAAAATATCGACAAAACCAATGCTTAAGATCAGCTTTGCTAAAGACAATGAAATTGCCAAAAATCTCTATGAAGCTTGTGGCTTTCAATCCACAGGAATCACTCAAGATCATGAAATAGTATATGAATTAAAATGGTAG
- a CDS encoding PadR family transcriptional regulator — MNEKITLSEATYYILLSLKTPLHGYGILKKVKLLTNNRLILSSGTLYGAITSLQKNNFIELFSKEQGKKGKKNYVMTPLGFEVLKSEINRFKEMAENGRSEISK, encoded by the coding sequence ATGAACGAAAAAATTACTTTATCGGAAGCAACTTATTACATCTTACTAAGCCTTAAAACGCCACTTCATGGATATGGAATTCTTAAGAAAGTAAAACTTTTGACAAATAATAGATTAATTCTTTCAAGTGGAACGCTATATGGAGCTATTACTTCTTTGCAAAAAAATAACTTTATTGAATTATTTAGTAAAGAACAAGGGAAAAAAGGGAAAAAGAATTATGTCATGACTCCTTTGGGATTTGAAGTATTAAAAAGTGAAATCAATCGTTTTAAAGAGATGGCAGAAAATGGAAGAAGTGAGATTTCAAAATAA